In Miscanthus floridulus cultivar M001 chromosome 8, ASM1932011v1, whole genome shotgun sequence, the sequence CCACTGTCAAATCTTTGgtacacaaaaaaaaaattaccatCTTGCTTACAATGTGGTTTTAAAATGATTATACAAAATATAGCAAACCTATCTTACTTTGCTTCGGAGATTTTTTACAAACATTAGGCTCTTGAGTCTGCAATGAGATGAGATTGTAACATTCAGCACCAATGATAGCTTTGAATACAATTATACTACTGCATATACTTAATAATGATTGAATGCTCATACTGGTATTTGTTGCACAGAATCCTGTGCACGCAACTCTGCATCTTGTCTCGCAAGCAATGCACGCTCTGCCCTTCGCTTTTGCTTGCTCAGGTTCTTCTTGTAATTAGCCACAAACCTATCAAGTTCCCAAAGTGTCTCAGCATCCATGCTATCAATTTCAACCTCAATCTCATCATCATGCTGCATAACTGACAAATTCTTGTTCTTAATGAGCTGCACAACTGCGTCAAGCTTCTCTGGTGGCAAGTTTTGGAGGTTATCACTAAGTTTACGCTTCTCATCCATTGTCATGTTTCTCTTATTCGGATCCTTTGCCCTTGGTTTCTTCATTGATGGTGTGCGGGCACTGTAAGTGGGAGTATGGCTTATGGGCCGTGAATTGGAGTCCAACGGCACATGGTGTTTTACAGAATTTGACCTCTCAAGGAAACGCAAGTCAATAGGGGGTGGTGGAAACTTCTTTGGCAGTGGAGGACATGATGCAAGATAATCAACCTTGGCTTCGATCTCTGGCCACTGTGCCTCAAAGATTCCTAACAACTGTCCAGCCATGAAATGAACATCCTGCCCCTTGGGGTTATATGTCATGGCATTCTGAAAAGTGAGCCGCACATCCTCAGCAAACTCCTTTGGGTTCCGGTACTGCCCATGGCTGAGTCGTCCTCTTATCGTTCCAAGATCCATCGGGTGCTGGATGATTACAAAATAGTCATGCAAACCAAGTGCAACTGGATCAACAGGCTTGTTGAACACCCATGCAAATTTGTGCTTCATTAGCCGACTCAAGAGAGACGAAGATTTCTTGAATGCGTGAGAGTATAGCCTCCGCTCAGCGTCAAAGTCTGCACCATGAGATTCTAAGGTCCAGCGCTTCTTCTTGTGGTGCTTCGATTTCTTGCGTCCATGAGGATCTGCAGGTGGGAACTTATCCTTGGCAAGCAAAAATTCTGAGTTTCGGTACAACTGATTTGCCTTAGGTGTCCACTTGTCCTTCTCATAGGCTTCTGTGTGAACCACTGACACAGTTAGTGGTGCCCGCTGCAGCAGCGAGCGGGCAGGGGCAAACATATCCCGGTCAGGTAAGGGCGTCACCGGACCTGTTGGCGAAAACTGTGATCGCATGGACCCAGCATCCACCACATGTAATGGCAGCAGCACCATAGCCTGGGGCAAGGCCATTGAATCCTCTTGCGCCAAGGCGTCAGCAGCCACCTTCAACCGCTTGGAGAGCACACGCACCTGGTCAAGCTCTGACGCAAGCTGCCGCCGCAGCTCACTCCTGGCCCTGCGCTTCTGCGCCTTCTCAGCAGCGACAACCGCCCAGCCGTTGCCATGGCCATTGGGAACAGCACTCCCGTCCCGGTTAAGCCCCGGGGAAATGTCGCCTGAGGCGGGAGTGTATTCCCCTGTCAACGCCGGTGCGGGAGGCGGAGCAGGAACAGGAGAAGAGGAAATGTCACCCGAGGCGGGAGTGTGTTCCACAGGCAACGCCAGAGCGGGAGGCGGAGCAGGAACAGGAGAAGAGGAGATCGGGGCCGCCAGGGCGGGGAGCGGAGGGGGAGCGGAACTCGGCGTCGCCGGATCGGGGAACGGAGGCTGAGTGGAACTTTGAGCCGCCGGATCGGGCCGCGCAGCGGCCCCAGCCTCCGGGCAGCGAATGGACCGACGAACCGAGGATAGGGTTTCCGAGAGGGGATTCGGATTGGGGGCGGGTTCCAGAGGAGGGGGTTTAGGATTTTTGCGAGGGTGCTTGCGGGAGTACACCTTGATCTCCGACGCCCACCTCGATCTGGGTGGGGCGGAGGGGGTGGCGGAGGCGGCGACCGGCGCGGGGCCCGCTGCCGCCTCCTGCCCGCCGTCGGCATTGCCGGGCGGGGTCGATGCCATGCATAAACCCTGATTCCGGACCCCACCGGATTGGGTGGGATTCGGGAGCGGGCGGCGAGGGTTTCGCGAAGAACCCTAggaaagtttcatattttttgcaGTGGCGCGACCGTGCGGTCAGTGGGCGGGTGGCGGCGCCAGGCGCGCGTCGGTTTTGGCCGACGGCACGGCTCGGAGAGGGAAGTGCCGCAGTAGGGAAGGCGGACGTGTAATCCTGGCCGTTGGAAACATGGAATCCAATGGGTATCCGCACGTGTCCCATGGCCGCGGCCACCGGCCAGATTAGAAATTTGGAGACCCGTTCCGAAAACAAAGCTCGCTCGAACACCCTCCCGTATAATAACGAGGAGTGACACATTAAAATGGCTTCTTTTGAGATTTATAAATGTCTTTTATATATTTTCTAAATTTTACGCACCTGACTAATTGACCGAAATATGGCTTTGATCTATGGCCGAGCTCAACCGAGCCACTCATCTCTTGCAAGGATCCTCTAGTTAACTAGGTAATTTACCTTGCACGTGGTTGCGTTGGCCTCCACAAAAAAACCGTAAGCCGTAGGTAAGACGCCTGAGTCCACGTTGGTGGGCATCTGTCGATACAGAATTTtgtcctgtgccgaggacacacgcagcaagtcggaagggtccgtttgatggagcagatccgcctagcttcagcgtaggggtggtggATCCTGCGtaatcctcccgaggcgtgctagccaatttgaccctgcaattgacaaggagataaAATTCATTAGtagttaagggcggaacttgccggtgttgccagacagtcccgaatatacGGCTGTGAAAGCCGATATGAAagaaaatcggctaaatagccgattccagtatattcatgagaataagtcagttagagctcatggggtcgtgtgaggagaatcagttatcattcaggataaacatcatttaaatgaatattaatcaatggcaataagatatcaatgatgatcggtccatactgagccaatgattacgagtaaccgaactcctttttacataaagaaacaattcaacatcacttaatcatttaataaagataaatctaatgaacatgttagatctcatctatcgccatgaccagtggggcatgaggcagaatcatgcaggccgtagaaacaacaatagacttgacgaccctaactcattactaatatcagtggggcatgaggcagaatcatgcagaccgtaatacaataacaagatcatggggctaacacatttttcaacttatctctactttaacaatctcgtgacgtgaactgttcgtgaaagcatttgatatcggctaaacagccgattcaggcatagcgcaccgTTAAGATCAtatcttctcaggaacgggtctatcaacaaacgatccccactccacggtgccaacagtggggtgagaggcagaatcccacaggccgtgatgatggGTCATAaaatggttctcgctaaccgatagatctactcaagatcaaacgtgtcttaaccgcacgctatgcacgattaagattgacgcaaaacagccgataaaaacataactcatcgcttaagatgtagattagatcagttttagattagcaaacgatgagttaaacaagatataaggccgatccagatcaatctcaatcgggcagagtgatattgctgtaattagataaacaatgaaagcaataaacaatatcggtaacttaatgaatctaccaaagactgccactctaagatagagctgataacttgaccttgatccaattcaagcagtggggtatgaggcagaatcacacagaccatacttgaattaggcaagagttgataactagcttataccagagccatagtgggggtcgaccggatcgatgcagccatacgaacagaggtataaactatgatggtacttacaacaagcagtggtggtcgaccggatcgatgcagccgtacttgccgaagaacttgccaagatctactctactcctactcctaaggggtggccagagccaaaaaaaaagtaattggcttgtatttgattgattggtttctcttacaatagccggggtttggtatttatacccggagcctaaaacgaaccctactcgagtacgacttaatacaatctttggtatgaagtaaatattcctatcttaagataacttggactctaattttttctcttttgtagagtccgacatgtatcttctcgatgccaatcatatcatGTCATCGTTATCTGTTGACGTCATTCAGAAAGAATCGATCCAGTGTCACATTTGATCcagcagatatcaatctttactccATCGACTCCTTGGTTGGCATAATTCTGGAAGCCTATGAATTTCTaaaatccttcttccaaattctggtgtaaacacatgccccctaatttttggataaaagtaattttattccaaaattatcatgtctgcatccctgattggtccactgtcatgggtagagaacctcGATCTGGGGTCCACTGTTTGTCGCCGCTTGCGTCCATTcacgagcctatgcctcaaaactttttacaagagcatcactgTTTCACGGGCGTTTGGATTCATTTTCCCGGGCCAGCTATAAAATGCTTATCCGatcctggcgagagcaactcagcCCTTTAGCCATGTTTTCCTTCCATCCATCTTTTCGAGTGCTCGcaactccgctggaccctccatggcctaTCCTTTTGTTATGATAATCtcaagcggttagaagaattcttgtgcatggggtgattgtgtcacttattctagcgcttcgttgagcaagaagaccagccatcgaggttagaagaactcttgtgatatcacctgagtcttttcTCCATACTCACAAAGCTATTTTAGTGTTTTGTGAAGGCTAGAATATGTGGACactttccccttgtttgttccatcaaatgcctattaggaaagccacaagcttctttccagtggTCTTCCAGTCACCGAGGAATTAGCTAGGTATCTGTTAGGCAGGCGGCTCTTGCCTTTCTCTTGCACAATCTTATCAATGGACCGACATGCCTTGGTTCACGATGACCCTCGGCCTTATGGGgatctagactcccttcaatccaaagaagtcttggtgggtagATCTCTAGTCAATGTAGATTCTCTGTATTGTCTCACGATGCTTCATAATTTGGGGAAACGATAAGTTCAAATTTGTTACCCTTCCGTTATTCGTCCCCTGAATTCCTGGAGTGCCGATCCATTTCCATTTCTGATTTCAATTTTAGATCTCCTGTGAAACTGATTTTGCCTTTCCGGGCTATATATGCGGGCCACGGCTGTGGACCGGAGAACAACtcgcttcgtctcaaaccttctgTGTCCTTAGTATAGCCCCTGCCTTTTCCGTAGATCTGATactatggagaacagcaagaagtCCACTGAGGAGGTCTTCACCGGATCTGCATCAtcacgccagcgtcttcgccgTCAAGAAGGTACAACCCAGGATGCTCCTACCACTCCAGAGCAGAGGGCCGACCCTATTCAGCCTTTGGGGTTCCTTGTAGCACCAACTCGTCACCCGCTCCCCTACTAtcagaggaggcagatcgatAATGACGGCCTTCTTGCCGCCATTGACCATCATGGCCAGGGTCTTGCCGAATGTCTCTCTCTTGCGGAATCGTCCCTAGCCATGGCTCAATGCCGATCGCCTCCTATGGCTGATTCTGTGGGGGATAAATTGGCTAAAGCCGAGGCCAGAATCGTAGGTGAGACATCATAACCTTTGCTTCTTCTTTATTTCATCTTCAAGACTCTGATCATTTCCTTTTTGAACCATTTTAGATCTGTCTGCTCAACTAGAGAGCCTCCAATCAGCTGCAGACCACGCAGCGGGATccgtcaatgccaggggcgccgtTTTGGTGGTTtgtttgcatgacatcccgaaccgtgtcagggaggttgctcttcatggcgttcgccATGGTGCCGCCACGGCGTTGGCTACTACACAAGCCCATTTTGGCTacaatcttcggcttcttcctcatggttttccAAACATAGTGCACCCTGAGGatcatgagcgcttggttgaggattttctTAGCGCCGCCAATTATGTggccttcaacaccctggccgatgacatagtatgcaaagtgttttctggcccatGACTTCTAATAGGCAACATTTAGCAAAAAAATTCTTCAGTCTTGAGCGATTTCCCTTTTGTTTTTGTGCTTCATACCATACGTATCGCTCTGTCTATATAATCGATAAGCATTGTACCGGCTTTCACCCCTTTGGGTCTACTTTTGCGCTAGCgacgataccctcctggtatcggCCATTAGAGCTGACGACCGAGCAAATCGGTTATTAAGtatcaatccaaatgctagggtaatactCCTTCAAATATTCCCCGTTTGACTGCTCTACCaaattctccttctcttcttagTACCTCCAAAATACAAGTGTTGCCAAGCGCatatttgatccgataaggttttTCCTAGTTGGGTGACCTTTCGTCGAACCTGCTGTTCCCTGACCCGATCGGCGATTTTCCTTTCCAGACTAAGTCTCATTCAGAAAATTGCTTAACCCTGACCTCTTAATCATAATATcttgcaatcctcagtttattggcttcaatatttttcAAGAGCATGAAGCCGAAGGCAACCCAAGTCTTTAAAGccattcatcacaaaattctGGTAGACTTTGGCTTGATAAATCCTTTTGCGACATGACacgccttgatccagtttgaacttcccaaagaAAGACTACGCTGTGTCCatgcacaagttcataaggcgatcaCATT encodes:
- the LOC136471643 gene encoding transcription factor GTE4-like, whose translation is MASTPPGNADGGQEAAAGPAPVAASATPSAPPRSRWASEIKVYSRKHPRKNPKPPPLEPAPNPNPLSETLSSVRRSIRCPEAGAAARPDPAAQSSTQPPFPDPATPSSAPPPLPALAAPISSSPVPAPPPALALPVEHTPASGDISSSPVPAPPPAPALTGEYTPASGDISPGLNRDGSAVPNGHGNGWAVVAAEKAQKRRARSELRRQLASELDQVRVLSKRLKVAADALAQEDSMALPQAMVLLPLHVVDAGSMRSQFSPTGPVTPLPDRDMFAPARSLLQRAPLTVSVVHTEAYEKDKWTPKANQLYRNSEFLLAKDKFPPADPHGRKKSKHHKKKRWTLESHGADFDAERRLYSHAFKKSSSLLSRLMKHKFAWVFNKPVDPVALGLHDYFVIIQHPMDLGTIRGRLSHGQYRNPKEFAEDVRLTFQNAMTYNPKGQDVHFMAGQLLGIFEAQWPEIEAKVDYLASCPPLPKKFPPPPIDLRFLERSNSVKHHVPLDSNSRPISHTPTYSARTPSMKKPRAKDPNKRNMTMDEKRKLSDNLQNLPPEKLDAVVQLIKNKNLSVMQHDDEIEVEIDSMDAETLWELDRFVANYKKNLSKQKRRAERALLARQDAELRAQDSVQQIPTQEPNVCKKSPKQNLTVGEQLTSSAPDQANNNGQNAISSSSSSSSSSDSGSSSSDSDSDSSSTDGPSAANSS